The following are from one region of the Paenibacillus bovis genome:
- a CDS encoding UDP-N-acetylglucosamine 1-carboxyvinyltransferase, with product MEKLMISGGRPLQGTITISGAKNSAIALIPAALLAESEVVLDNLPLLSDVAVYAEILENLGASVSWHELDNQMRIDPSSVRSIPMPNGPVKKLRASYYMMGALLGRFGEATIGLPGGCNFEPRPIDQHIKGFEALGATVTNEHGSIHLYAKELRGAKIYLDVASVGATINIMLAAARAKGHTIIENAAKEPEIIDVATLLNAMGASIKGAGTETIRIEGVSEMHGCRHSIIPDRIQAGTYMIAAAATRGDVLIDNVIPKHLEAVTAKLLEMGVHVDELDEGIRVLGKASYNHVDVKALTYPGFATDLQSPMTSLLTQAQGVSVLSDFVYSSRFKHVPELARMGAKIKVEGRSAIIEGGELNAAKVKAMDLRAGAALVIAGLTVGEGVTEVSGVEFIDRGYDHLVDNLRNLGANVWRETLETPTL from the coding sequence ATGGAAAAATTGATGATCAGTGGCGGACGTCCGCTGCAGGGAACTATCACCATCAGTGGTGCAAAAAACAGTGCCATTGCGCTTATTCCTGCGGCATTGCTCGCCGAGTCAGAAGTCGTGCTGGATAACTTGCCCCTTCTGAGCGATGTGGCAGTTTATGCGGAAATTCTCGAGAATCTGGGTGCAAGCGTAAGCTGGCATGAACTGGATAACCAGATGCGTATTGATCCAAGCAGTGTCAGATCTATTCCAATGCCCAACGGACCTGTCAAAAAGCTGCGGGCATCCTATTATATGATGGGTGCGTTACTTGGACGTTTTGGAGAAGCAACGATCGGCTTGCCGGGCGGCTGCAACTTTGAACCAAGACCTATCGATCAGCATATCAAAGGCTTTGAAGCACTCGGTGCAACAGTTACCAATGAACATGGTTCGATTCATTTATATGCCAAAGAGCTCCGTGGAGCCAAAATCTATCTGGACGTAGCCAGTGTGGGTGCGACCATCAATATTATGCTGGCGGCAGCAAGAGCCAAAGGCCATACCATTATCGAAAACGCGGCGAAAGAGCCTGAGATTATAGATGTAGCAACATTATTGAATGCCATGGGCGCAAGTATCAAAGGCGCTGGTACCGAAACGATCCGTATTGAGGGCGTTTCCGAAATGCATGGCTGTCGACATTCCATTATTCCTGACCGTATTCAGGCAGGTACGTATATGATCGCTGCAGCGGCAACGCGCGGTGATGTTCTGATTGACAATGTAATTCCCAAGCATCTGGAGGCGGTAACCGCCAAGCTGCTGGAAATGGGCGTGCATGTGGATGAACTGGATGAAGGTATCCGTGTTCTCGGCAAGGCTTCCTACAACCATGTAGATGTCAAAGCACTGACCTATCCGGGCTTTGCTACCGATCTGCAATCTCCGATGACCAGTCTGCTCACACAAGCACAGGGAGTCAGTGTGCTGAGTGACTTTGTCTACAGCAGCCGATTCAAGCATGTGCCGGAGCTGGCGCGCATGGGAGCCAAGATCAAGGTAGAAGGCCGCTCGGCTATTATCGAAGGCGGCGAATTAAATGCAGCCAAAGTCAAAGCAATGGATTTGCGCGCAGGTGCGGCGCTGGTTATTGCAGGTTTGACTGTAGGTGAAGGTGTAACCGAAGTATCCGGTGTAGAGTTTATTGATCGTGGTTATGACCATCTGGTAGATAATCTGCGCAATCTGGGTGCCAATGTATGGAGAGAGACGCTGGAAACACCGACTCTCTAA
- a CDS encoding YbaB/EbfC family nucleoid-associated protein, translating to MGNMNQMMKQVKKMQEQMLKAQEELGSKTVSGSAGGGVVSVEVNGHKKIISINIKPEAVDPDDVEMLQDLVLTAVNDAMSKAEELANQDMGKFTGGMKIPGLF from the coding sequence ATGGGTAACATGAATCAGATGATGAAGCAAGTGAAGAAAATGCAGGAGCAAATGCTGAAAGCACAGGAAGAACTGGGTTCCAAAACAGTATCTGGTTCTGCTGGTGGCGGCGTAGTCTCTGTTGAGGTTAACGGACACAAAAAAATTATCTCTATCAACATCAAACCGGAAGCTGTAGATCCGGATGACGTGGAAATGCTGCAGGATCTGGTACTCACAGCTGTTAACGATGCAATGAGCAAAGCAGAAGAACTGGCGAACCAGGATATGGGTAAATTCACAGGCGGAATGAAGATTCCTGGCCTGTTCTAA
- a CDS encoding ABC transporter substrate-binding protein: MKTTTVWRTSIAILLIAAMLVGCGGKDKQSTASQPARNASGELEGNLVVWTFFDQVEDMAAQFMKENPKVKVEVKTFPGDDYQTKLLTALQSGQNVPDVFDLERSYIGKFIDSKYLSDLSAMGAEDLVANYVPYVQALGRASDNTIRAVSDHSSPGGFWYIRENAQKYLGTDDPDQISDMVNSWDKIIALGQKVEQQSQGQVHLISNSGDLFDIEAYNTEPWVKDGKLNIDPKWEQYYTIQQQINDNNVDAKLSFMSAGWGNALNDGSVVLTTMPAWASFMIDNDNGAAKGKYGVARTPEGYYNGGTYRGIYRESPNQELAYEFIKYIAGEKWQQHNLEATGNMPGNAKVYEKNLNTFTSEITGDQKVMKVYYDVVKDLPALQPDKYSEEILSTWRKVAKEGITNHTDYAAVLANFTKQVQNAFPEIQAP, from the coding sequence GTGAAAACAACAACTGTCTGGAGAACAAGTATCGCTATCTTGCTGATTGCCGCAATGCTGGTAGGCTGCGGAGGCAAAGATAAGCAATCAACAGCAAGTCAACCTGCCCGTAATGCCAGTGGAGAGCTGGAAGGCAATTTGGTCGTATGGACGTTTTTTGATCAGGTAGAGGATATGGCTGCCCAATTTATGAAGGAAAATCCCAAGGTGAAAGTCGAAGTCAAAACATTTCCGGGGGACGATTATCAGACCAAGCTGCTAACCGCTCTTCAATCCGGACAGAATGTACCGGATGTATTTGATCTGGAACGTTCCTATATTGGCAAGTTTATCGATTCCAAGTATCTGTCGGATTTGTCGGCTATGGGGGCGGAAGATCTGGTAGCTAATTACGTGCCTTACGTACAGGCACTGGGGAGAGCATCCGATAATACTATTCGCGCTGTATCTGACCACTCTTCTCCCGGAGGATTCTGGTATATTCGTGAGAATGCTCAAAAGTACTTGGGTACCGATGATCCAGACCAAATCAGCGATATGGTGAATAGCTGGGATAAAATCATTGCTCTGGGGCAGAAAGTGGAACAGCAAAGCCAGGGGCAGGTGCATCTGATCTCCAATTCAGGTGACCTGTTTGATATCGAAGCATACAATACAGAACCCTGGGTCAAAGATGGCAAGTTAAATATCGACCCCAAGTGGGAACAGTACTATACGATCCAGCAGCAGATTAATGATAACAATGTGGATGCCAAGCTCTCCTTTATGTCAGCGGGCTGGGGAAATGCCCTTAATGATGGCAGTGTAGTTCTGACGACAATGCCGGCCTGGGCCTCATTTATGATTGATAATGACAACGGAGCAGCCAAAGGAAAATACGGAGTCGCGCGTACACCAGAAGGCTACTATAACGGAGGAACCTACCGTGGTATTTATCGGGAATCACCCAATCAGGAACTTGCTTACGAGTTTATCAAATATATCGCCGGTGAGAAGTGGCAGCAGCATAACCTAGAGGCAACCGGCAATATGCCGGGAAACGCCAAAGTATATGAGAAGAATCTAAATACATTCACCTCCGAGATCACCGGCGACCAAAAAGTAATGAAAGTGTACTACGATGTAGTCAAAGACCTGCCTGCGCTCCAACCCGACAAGTACAGTGAAGAAATTCTCAGTACATGGCGCAAAGTCGCAAAAGAAGGCATTACCAATCATACCGACTATGCTGCAGTCTTAGCCAATTTTACCAAACAGGTACAAAACGCGTTTCCGGAGATTCAGGCTCCATAA
- a CDS encoding carbohydrate ABC transporter permease — MFITATHTNSSIARQLLLIPGDQLLDNYHRLIETVPIWRGFANTTLISVISTLLTVYFSALAGYGFSKYRFSLSSMLFAIVLGTMMIPGQLGIIGFYRLMDSFGWLNTYWPLILPSVHNAFGVFLMKQFADSSIPSEIIESGRIDGSGELYIFHRLVLPLMMPGIATLAIFTFIGKWNDFLNPLIILFDNELQTLPVMIAGVKSQFTADFGAQYVGIVISIIPILIVFSIMSKRIISSVAAGAVKG; from the coding sequence ATGTTTATTACAGCGACACATACCAACTCCAGTATCGCTCGTCAGCTGCTGCTGATTCCCGGGGATCAATTGCTGGATAATTATCATCGATTGATTGAGACCGTACCGATCTGGCGTGGCTTTGCCAATACTACATTAATCAGTGTGATTTCCACTCTGTTAACGGTATATTTCTCTGCGCTGGCAGGCTATGGATTTTCTAAATATCGTTTTAGTCTTAGCAGTATGCTATTTGCTATTGTACTGGGTACGATGATGATCCCGGGTCAGCTGGGCATTATCGGATTTTACCGTCTGATGGACTCCTTTGGATGGCTGAATACGTATTGGCCGCTGATTTTGCCATCGGTCCATAATGCATTTGGTGTTTTTCTGATGAAGCAGTTTGCCGATAGCTCTATACCTTCCGAGATTATCGAATCCGGCCGAATCGATGGCAGTGGGGAGTTGTATATTTTCCACCGACTGGTACTGCCGCTTATGATGCCCGGAATAGCTACACTCGCAATTTTTACTTTCATTGGCAAATGGAATGATTTCCTCAACCCGTTAATTATCCTTTTTGATAATGAACTTCAGACGTTGCCTGTTATGATCGCTGGTGTCAAATCGCAATTCACAGCTGATTTTGGTGCACAATATGTAGGCATTGTGATCTCGATTATTCCTATACTCATTGTATTCTCGATCATGTCGAAGCGCATTATCAGCAGTGTAGCAGCAGGCGCAGTCAAAGGTTAG
- the fba gene encoding class II fructose-1,6-bisphosphate aldolase: MPLVSMTDMLNKALEGKYAVGQYNINNLEWTQAILGAAEEEKSPVILGVSEGAARHMGGFTTVVKMVEGLLHDMKITVPVAIHLDHGSSFDKCKEAIDAGFTSVMIDGSHHPIEENIEMTKKVVEYAHAKGVSVEAEVGTVGGQEDDVIGGIMYADLEECTRLVKETGIDTLAPALGSVHGPYHGEPNLGFKEMEEIRDAVKLPLVLHGGTGIPKHDIDKAISLGTSKINVNTENQIEFAKAVRKVLADKPEAYDPRTFIVPGRDAIKQTVIGKIREFGTSNKA; the protein is encoded by the coding sequence ATGCCATTAGTATCTATGACAGATATGTTAAACAAAGCACTCGAAGGTAAATATGCAGTTGGTCAATACAACATCAACAACCTGGAGTGGACACAAGCGATTCTGGGTGCAGCGGAAGAAGAAAAATCACCAGTAATCCTCGGTGTATCCGAAGGTGCAGCACGTCACATGGGCGGATTCACTACTGTTGTCAAAATGGTAGAAGGTCTGCTTCACGATATGAAAATCACGGTTCCTGTAGCCATTCACCTGGACCATGGTTCCAGCTTTGACAAATGTAAAGAAGCGATCGACGCTGGCTTTACTTCCGTTATGATCGACGGTTCTCACCACCCTATCGAAGAGAACATCGAAATGACGAAAAAAGTAGTTGAGTATGCACACGCTAAAGGCGTTTCCGTAGAAGCTGAAGTTGGTACTGTAGGCGGACAGGAAGACGACGTAATCGGCGGTATCATGTACGCTGACCTGGAAGAGTGCACACGCCTCGTTAAAGAAACAGGTATCGATACACTGGCACCTGCACTGGGTTCCGTACACGGTCCTTACCATGGCGAGCCTAACCTGGGCTTCAAAGAAATGGAAGAAATTCGTGACGCGGTTAAACTGCCACTCGTACTGCACGGTGGTACTGGTATCCCTAAACACGATATCGACAAAGCGATCTCCCTGGGTACTTCCAAAATCAACGTAAACACCGAAAACCAGATCGAATTCGCAAAAGCGGTTCGCAAAGTACTGGCTGACAAACCGGAAGCTTACGATCCACGTACTTTCATCGTTCCAGGTCGCGATGCGATCAAACAAACCGTTATCGGTAAAATCCGTGAGTTCGGTACAAGCAACAAAGCGTAA
- a CDS encoding LacI family DNA-binding transcriptional regulator, which translates to MGPTIHDVARLANTSKSTVSRYLNGQSVRRHTQEALEKAIKELNYHRNMNARRLVMNKTFNIGVIVDNISNTFYSGIIRGIEQITHDHGYNSVFYSWDSNYPRGKAAERRQESSFLKLLYEGEVDGIILLSFKKRAKEELEQISQTPYPVVLIGDHGEMDNILAIDVDNGAGTAKSVRYLYELGHRRIAYISGPEYATASDYRFRGYREALKQHQLEYDQALVTSSDWSKEGGYETMKKLLQQADFTAVIGSNDETAIGALRAIHEYGLSVPEQMSIIGYDDIPISEWVRPALTTIRQPFEQIGCQAAASLFEQLEKGGGSPIQSDKQGQQANGADTAILSVSGRVHLLEPSLVIRDSCSKVNTDVAKGGES; encoded by the coding sequence ATGGGACCTACTATTCATGACGTTGCACGACTGGCTAATACATCCAAGAGTACTGTTTCTCGTTATCTTAACGGCCAATCCGTCCGGCGGCACACCCAGGAAGCACTGGAGAAAGCGATCAAGGAGCTCAATTACCATCGTAATATGAACGCACGCCGGTTGGTAATGAACAAGACATTTAATATCGGTGTCATCGTCGACAATATATCCAACACGTTTTACTCCGGTATCATACGCGGCATTGAGCAGATCACCCACGATCACGGATATAACAGTGTATTCTACAGTTGGGATTCTAATTACCCGAGAGGAAAAGCCGCAGAGCGCAGACAAGAGAGCTCATTTTTGAAATTGTTGTATGAAGGCGAGGTAGACGGCATCATTTTGCTTAGTTTCAAAAAGCGTGCCAAAGAGGAGCTGGAACAGATCAGTCAGACTCCGTATCCGGTAGTGCTTATAGGCGATCACGGAGAAATGGACAATATTTTGGCTATCGATGTAGATAATGGGGCGGGAACAGCAAAATCGGTACGTTATTTGTATGAGCTCGGTCATCGCCGAATAGCCTACATCTCTGGCCCTGAATATGCTACAGCCAGTGATTATCGTTTTAGGGGCTATCGTGAAGCGCTCAAGCAGCATCAGCTGGAATATGATCAAGCGCTTGTAACGTCTTCGGATTGGAGTAAAGAGGGAGGTTACGAGACTATGAAGAAACTGCTGCAACAAGCTGATTTTACAGCTGTAATCGGTTCTAATGACGAGACCGCTATTGGAGCGCTTCGTGCGATCCATGAATATGGATTGTCTGTACCGGAGCAGATGTCCATCATTGGTTATGATGATATTCCTATCTCCGAATGGGTAAGGCCTGCGCTTACAACTATCCGGCAGCCGTTTGAACAAATCGGATGCCAGGCAGCTGCCAGCTTGTTCGAACAGCTGGAGAAAGGAGGAGGATCGCCGATACAGTCAGACAAGCAAGGGCAGCAAGCAAACGGCGCAGATACAGCCATACTATCCGTATCTGGCCGGGTGCATCTGCTCGAACCTTCGCTGGTCATCCGTGATTCCTGTTCTAAAGTGAATACAGACGTTGCCAAAGGGGGAGAATCGTGA
- a CDS encoding response regulator, with amino-acid sequence MEQKKILIVDDQNGIRILLVELFSNEGYQMFQAANGKAALEVVEQEVPDLVLLDMKIPGMDGLEILRHIKSTHPQIHVIMMTAYGELDIIQKAKDLGAIGHFTKPFDIDDMRKAVDQCLRGTGVDQ; translated from the coding sequence ATGGAACAGAAAAAAATATTAATTGTCGATGATCAAAATGGAATTCGAATATTGCTTGTAGAATTATTCAGCAATGAGGGCTATCAGATGTTCCAGGCAGCCAATGGCAAGGCGGCGCTGGAAGTGGTAGAGCAGGAAGTTCCCGATCTGGTACTGCTGGATATGAAAATACCGGGTATGGATGGACTGGAGATTCTGCGCCATATCAAGTCCACACATCCGCAGATTCACGTCATTATGATGACTGCCTACGGCGAGCTGGATATTATCCAAAAAGCCAAAGACCTGGGCGCGATTGGTCACTTTACCAAGCCGTTTGATATTGATGATATGCGCAAGGCCGTTGACCAGTGTTTGCGCGGTACCGGCGTAGATCAATGA
- the recR gene encoding recombination mediator RecR: protein MYYPEPIAKLIDAFTHLPGVGPKTAGRLAFHVLRMKEDDVIDFAKALVNVKRNLHYCSVCGNITDADPCQICQDKTRDASVICVVQEPKDLVAMERTREFDGYYHVLHGAISPIEGIGPDEIKLKELLNRLSDERVQELILATNPNIEGEATAMYISRLVKPFNLKVTRIAHGLPVGGDLEYADEVTLSKALEGRREL from the coding sequence TTGTATTATCCCGAACCGATTGCTAAATTGATAGATGCTTTTACGCACTTGCCGGGAGTAGGGCCGAAGACAGCCGGTCGGCTTGCCTTTCACGTTCTTCGTATGAAAGAAGACGACGTGATTGACTTTGCCAAAGCACTGGTCAATGTGAAGCGGAATCTTCACTACTGTTCCGTATGCGGTAATATTACTGACGCGGATCCATGCCAGATCTGTCAGGACAAAACGAGAGATGCTTCTGTCATTTGTGTGGTACAGGAGCCCAAGGATCTGGTCGCGATGGAGCGTACCCGTGAATTCGATGGCTATTATCATGTACTGCATGGAGCCATCTCGCCGATCGAAGGTATAGGTCCCGACGAAATCAAGCTCAAAGAACTGCTGAATCGTCTGAGTGATGAGCGGGTGCAGGAGCTGATTCTGGCCACCAACCCCAACATTGAGGGCGAAGCAACAGCCATGTATATCTCGCGTCTGGTGAAGCCATTTAATCTAAAGGTAACCCGGATTGCTCACGGACTGCCGGTTGGCGGAGATCTGGAATATGCAGATGAAGTCACCCTGTCCAAAGCGCTGGAAGGGCGCAGAGAACTATAA
- the rho gene encoding transcription termination factor Rho, with translation MDLQISDLEEMKLTDLYKLAKQYQIPYYGQLKKKELIFAILRAQAERSGLMFMQGVLEILPEGYGFLRPINYLPSAEDIYISASQIRKFDLRTGDLVSGKCRAPKENERYFGLLQVNAVNGISPEQAAERLHFPALTPLYPQKKLVLETAPNKLSTRIMDVLAPVGLGQRGLIVAPPKAGKTLLLKEIANSISTNNPEIELFVLLIDERPEEVTDMQRSVKGEVIASTFDELPENHIKVAELVLERALRLVEHKKDVVILMDSITRLARAYNLVIPPSGRTLSGGIDPAAFHRPKRFFGSARNVEEGGSLTILATALIDTGSRMDDIIYEEFKGTGNMELHLDRKLSERRIFPAIDIRRSGTRREEDLLAKEELDTIWHIRKNMNDSQDFVEGFLKKLRNSKTNQEFLATFDTREDSKNGSSGAKKSSPSSSTGSGNTGRRTTRSTTASATTN, from the coding sequence ATGGATTTACAAATTTCCGATTTGGAAGAAATGAAGCTGACCGACTTGTACAAACTGGCCAAGCAGTACCAGATTCCGTATTATGGGCAGCTCAAAAAAAAGGAATTGATCTTTGCAATTCTACGTGCGCAGGCTGAACGCAGTGGACTTATGTTCATGCAGGGCGTACTTGAAATACTGCCTGAAGGATACGGATTCCTGCGGCCGATCAATTATTTGCCAAGTGCAGAGGATATTTATATTTCGGCTTCACAGATTCGCAAATTCGATCTGCGTACCGGAGACCTGGTATCCGGTAAATGCCGGGCACCCAAAGAAAACGAACGTTATTTCGGACTTCTTCAGGTTAATGCCGTAAACGGTATCAGTCCGGAACAAGCAGCAGAACGCCTTCATTTCCCTGCGCTGACTCCTCTCTACCCGCAAAAGAAGCTGGTTCTTGAGACAGCTCCCAACAAACTCTCTACACGGATCATGGATGTACTGGCTCCAGTCGGACTGGGACAGCGTGGTCTGATCGTAGCACCTCCCAAAGCCGGTAAAACACTCCTGCTCAAAGAAATCGCGAACAGCATCTCAACGAACAATCCGGAGATTGAGCTTTTTGTGCTGCTTATTGACGAGCGTCCGGAGGAAGTGACAGATATGCAGCGTTCGGTCAAAGGTGAAGTTATTGCTTCTACATTTGACGAATTGCCCGAGAATCATATCAAAGTAGCCGAGCTGGTGCTGGAGCGTGCACTGCGTCTTGTCGAACACAAAAAAGATGTCGTTATTCTGATGGACAGTATCACTCGTCTGGCACGTGCCTACAATCTGGTGATTCCGCCATCCGGTCGTACACTGAGCGGTGGTATTGATCCGGCAGCTTTCCATCGTCCAAAGCGCTTTTTCGGTTCTGCCCGTAATGTAGAGGAAGGCGGTAGTCTGACCATCTTGGCGACAGCGCTGATCGACACCGGCTCCCGTATGGATGATATCATTTACGAAGAATTCAAAGGTACTGGTAATATGGAGCTGCATCTGGACCGTAAACTGTCCGAGCGCCGTATTTTCCCGGCGATCGATATCCGCCGTTCGGGTACACGCCGCGAAGAAGATCTGCTTGCCAAGGAAGAGCTGGATACCATCTGGCATATCCGCAAAAATATGAACGATAGCCAGGACTTTGTGGAAGGCTTCCTCAAAAAGCTGCGCAACTCTAAGACCAATCAGGAGTTCCTTGCTACATTTGATACCCGGGAAGATAGCAAAAACGGCAGTTCCGGTGCCAAGAAATCTTCGCCTTCGTCCAGTACCGGTTCCGGGAACACGGGTAGACGTACGACCCGTTCCACTACGGCTTCCGCGACAACCAACTGA
- a CDS encoding carbohydrate ABC transporter permease, with the protein MNSKLNKYYFGYIFVAPFFISFAVFGLVPILYTLYLSFTNWDAFNDPAYTGFGNYTRLLHDIAFYQSIGNTLIIWIFSIVPQLIIAITLAIILNEKFIRGKHFFRAIYYFPNIITPVTLGVLFSLIFDWQTGSINKLLTTIGLVEDPINWFNNPWWSRLIVAAVICWQNFGFNMIVFIAGLQSIPDEVYEASQVDGANGWQKTWYVTIPLLRPVFIFTLITSVIGGLQLFDSPYMIGNGPNNTTRTMIMYLYETAFKNFNFGYGAAIAYGVFVIVMCFTAVTVWLTRRREQ; encoded by the coding sequence GTGAATTCCAAGCTCAATAAATATTATTTTGGGTACATCTTCGTTGCTCCGTTTTTTATCTCGTTCGCTGTATTTGGATTGGTGCCTATTCTGTATACGCTCTATCTGAGCTTTACCAATTGGGATGCATTTAATGATCCGGCATACACAGGCTTTGGCAATTATACCCGCCTGCTGCATGATATAGCTTTTTATCAATCGATTGGCAATACGCTGATCATCTGGATCTTCTCGATTGTTCCTCAACTGATTATTGCAATTACGCTTGCCATTATCCTCAATGAGAAATTTATCCGGGGCAAGCATTTTTTTCGTGCCATATACTATTTTCCGAATATTATCACGCCTGTTACGCTCGGGGTATTGTTCAGCCTGATTTTTGATTGGCAGACAGGGAGTATAAATAAGCTGCTGACCACGATTGGTCTGGTGGAAGATCCGATTAACTGGTTTAACAATCCATGGTGGTCCCGCTTGATTGTAGCTGCTGTTATCTGCTGGCAGAATTTTGGGTTTAATATGATCGTTTTTATCGCAGGCCTGCAGAGTATTCCTGATGAAGTATACGAGGCTTCACAGGTGGACGGTGCCAACGGCTGGCAGAAAACATGGTATGTAACGATTCCGCTGCTGCGCCCGGTATTTATTTTCACACTGATTACGTCGGTGATTGGAGGACTGCAGTTATTCGATTCGCCGTATATGATTGGCAATGGTCCTAATAATACGACTCGTACCATGATTATGTATTTGTATGAGACGGCTTTCAAGAATTTCAATTTTGGTTATGGGGCAGCTATTGCTTATGGTGTGTTTGTGATTGTAATGTGCTTTACTGCCGTCACCGTCTGGCTTACACGCAGACGAGAGCAGTAA
- the dnaX gene encoding DNA polymerase III subunit gamma/tau has product MEHIALYRAWRPQSFQDMVGQQHIIQTLQNAIREERISHAYLFNGPRGTGKTSAAKILAKAINCEKGPAIEPCNECETCKRITSGNIMDVLEIDAASNRGVEEIRDLREKVKYAPTEVRRKVYIIDEVHMLTTEAFNALLKTLEEPPGHVVFILATTEPHRLPATIISRCQRFDFRRVSLQEQTERLQLISEQEGLESERDALEYIARLSDGGMRDALSILDQVSSFTEGKITYSQVLQMTGGIASEQFAELASALLQNDVGKVLHMVESFMQEGKSAEKCMENLLYYFRDVLMIKMIPQAGDLTERMLNPDNFRETAAAFTKEQLFAMIDTLNHYQTEMKYATQPQMLFEVALLKLSSIPGSGASENASGAASSSGSSADASEVRQLKQQLAALEQKLDKALKSGIAAGGEAAASGNTGRRAPAPRISSAAKIPSQMTHYVSNRNHEDFAKISGSWSKVLQRVKEVKVTIHAWFVNCDPVSFHEDAILVAFKHDMHRETIEKSANKQVIESVLNEILGGTYRLVTMMQKDWMDAIEGTSDQPGEELKLEHEESANSDALVDEAIQLFGEELVVIKE; this is encoded by the coding sequence GTGGAACATATCGCACTTTATCGTGCTTGGCGGCCGCAGTCGTTTCAGGACATGGTAGGACAGCAGCATATCATTCAGACACTGCAGAATGCCATTCGGGAAGAGCGTATTTCACATGCCTATCTGTTTAATGGTCCCAGAGGTACAGGCAAAACATCTGCCGCCAAAATACTGGCCAAAGCGATCAACTGTGAAAAAGGTCCGGCGATCGAGCCTTGTAATGAATGTGAGACCTGTAAACGGATCACTTCCGGCAATATTATGGATGTACTGGAGATTGACGCCGCCTCCAACCGGGGTGTCGAAGAAATCCGGGATCTCAGAGAAAAGGTAAAATATGCGCCCACCGAAGTCCGGCGCAAAGTATATATTATAGATGAAGTCCACATGCTGACGACGGAAGCGTTCAATGCGCTGCTCAAGACACTGGAAGAACCGCCGGGCCATGTGGTATTTATACTGGCTACAACAGAGCCTCATCGTCTGCCGGCGACGATTATTTCACGTTGTCAGCGGTTTGACTTCCGCCGGGTATCGCTGCAGGAGCAGACAGAGCGTCTGCAGCTAATCTCCGAGCAGGAAGGTCTGGAGTCGGAACGGGATGCTTTGGAGTACATCGCTCGTTTGTCCGACGGCGGGATGCGGGATGCGCTGAGTATACTGGATCAGGTATCTTCATTTACCGAAGGCAAGATCACGTATTCGCAGGTACTGCAGATGACAGGCGGTATTGCCTCCGAGCAGTTTGCCGAACTGGCTTCGGCATTACTCCAGAATGATGTAGGCAAGGTACTGCATATGGTAGAATCATTTATGCAGGAAGGTAAGAGTGCAGAGAAGTGCATGGAGAATCTGCTATACTATTTCCGTGATGTGCTGATGATCAAGATGATCCCGCAGGCGGGTGATCTGACTGAGCGTATGCTGAACCCGGATAATTTCCGCGAGACAGCGGCCGCTTTTACCAAAGAGCAGCTGTTTGCTATGATCGATACGCTGAATCATTATCAAACCGAGATGAAGTATGCGACCCAGCCGCAAATGCTGTTTGAAGTAGCGCTGCTCAAGCTAAGTAGTATACCGGGTAGCGGTGCTTCCGAGAATGCATCCGGGGCAGCTTCCAGTAGTGGCAGCTCGGCTGATGCGAGTGAGGTAAGACAGCTCAAGCAGCAGCTGGCAGCACTGGAGCAAAAGCTGGATAAAGCGCTCAAATCCGGTATTGCTGCTGGAGGAGAAGCTGCAGCTTCCGGGAATACGGGCAGACGGGCACCTGCTCCGAGAATATCGTCTGCCGCCAAGATTCCATCACAAATGACCCATTATGTGTCCAACCGCAATCATGAGGACTTTGCCAAAATCTCTGGTTCCTGGAGCAAAGTGCTGCAGCGTGTCAAAGAGGTCAAAGTCACTATCCATGCCTGGTTTGTAAACTGTGACCCTGTATCTTTTCATGAAGATGCGATTCTGGTCGCCTTCAAGCATGATATGCACCGGGAGACGATCGAGAAGTCTGCCAACAAGCAGGTGATCGAATCGGTATTGAATGAAATACTGGGCGGTACCTATCGCCTCGTAACGATGATGCAAAAAGACTGGATGGACGCGATCGAAGGAACAAGCGATCAACCGGGTGAAGAGCTCAAACTGGAGCACGAGGAATCCGCCAACAGCGATGCACTGGTGGATGAAGCCATTCAGCTGTTTGGCGAGGAATTGGTTGTAATCAAGGAATAA